Proteins encoded by one window of Halomonas sp. SH5A2:
- the thiC gene encoding phosphomethylpyrimidine synthase ThiC, with the protein MSKTSHFLAETAQVDAAAIAPLPGSRKVYVEGSRPDIRVPFREISLSPTKTTGIDEENPPLLVYDTSGPYSDPAANNDLRRGLPELRRAWIEERDDTEFLSGPTSEYGHRRANDPTLAQLRFDLTRTPRRAKPGKNVTQLYYARQGIITPEMEFIAIRENQRRQALGTAEVERILGHQHPGQSFGASLPEEITPEFVRDEVARGRAIIPNNINHPESEPMIIGRNFLVKINGNLGNSAVTSSIEEEVDKMTWGIRWGADTIMDLSTGQNIHETREWILRNSPVPIGTVPIYQALEKVKGVAEDLTWEVFRDTLIEQAEQGVDYFTIHAGVLLRYVPLTAKRVTGIVSRGGSIMAKWCLFHHQESFLYTHFEDICEICKQYDVAFSLGDGLRPGSVADANDEAQMAELKTLGELTHIAWKHDVQVMIEGPGHVPMHLVKENMDKQLEYCDEAPFYTLGPLVTDIAPGYDHITSGIGAAMIGWFGCAMLCYVTPKEHLGLPNKDDVKTGIITYKIAAHAADLAKGHPAAQRRDNALSKARFEFRWEDQLNLGLDPDTAREYHDETLPKDSAKVAHFCSMCGPKFCSMKISQEVRDYANEHGLNGDQEAVMKGMEEQAEKFRQKGSELYQEV; encoded by the coding sequence ATGAGCAAAACCAGCCATTTTTTAGCCGAAACCGCCCAGGTGGATGCCGCCGCCATTGCGCCATTGCCCGGCTCACGCAAGGTGTACGTGGAAGGCTCGCGGCCGGATATCCGCGTACCGTTCCGGGAAATTTCGCTATCGCCGACCAAAACCACCGGCATTGATGAAGAGAACCCGCCGCTGCTGGTTTACGACACCTCCGGCCCCTACAGCGACCCCGCCGCTAACAACGACCTGCGCCGCGGCCTGCCGGAACTGCGCCGGGCCTGGATTGAAGAGCGCGATGACACCGAGTTCCTGTCAGGCCCTACGTCGGAATACGGCCACCGCCGCGCCAACGACCCCACCCTGGCCCAGCTGCGCTTTGATTTAACCCGCACTCCGCGCCGGGCCAAGCCGGGTAAAAATGTGACCCAGCTCTACTACGCCCGCCAGGGCATTATTACCCCGGAAATGGAGTTTATTGCCATCCGCGAAAACCAGCGCCGCCAGGCGTTGGGTACTGCGGAAGTGGAGCGCATTCTAGGTCACCAGCATCCTGGCCAGAGCTTTGGCGCCAGCCTGCCGGAAGAGATCACGCCTGAGTTTGTGCGCGACGAAGTAGCCCGTGGCCGGGCGATTATTCCCAATAACATCAACCACCCGGAAAGCGAGCCGATGATTATTGGCCGTAACTTCCTGGTCAAGATTAACGGCAACCTGGGCAACTCGGCGGTGACGTCTTCTATTGAGGAAGAGGTGGATAAGATGACCTGGGGCATCCGCTGGGGTGCAGATACCATTATGGATCTCTCCACCGGGCAGAACATCCATGAAACTCGCGAGTGGATTCTGCGCAACTCGCCGGTGCCGATTGGCACGGTGCCTATCTATCAGGCGCTGGAAAAAGTCAAAGGCGTCGCCGAAGACCTCACCTGGGAAGTCTTCCGCGATACGCTGATCGAGCAGGCCGAACAGGGCGTGGACTACTTCACCATTCACGCGGGCGTACTGCTCCGTTATGTGCCGCTCACCGCCAAGCGGGTGACCGGCATTGTTAGCCGCGGCGGTTCCATCATGGCCAAGTGGTGCCTGTTCCATCACCAGGAGAGCTTCCTGTATACCCACTTCGAGGATATCTGCGAAATCTGCAAGCAGTACGATGTGGCGTTCTCTCTCGGCGACGGCCTGCGCCCCGGTTCAGTGGCGGATGCCAACGACGAAGCGCAAATGGCAGAGCTTAAAACCCTCGGCGAGCTGACCCATATCGCCTGGAAGCACGATGTGCAGGTGATGATTGAAGGCCCCGGCCATGTGCCCATGCACCTGGTGAAAGAAAACATGGATAAGCAGTTGGAGTACTGCGACGAAGCGCCCTTCTACACCCTTGGCCCGCTGGTCACGGACATCGCTCCCGGCTACGACCACATTACCTCCGGCATCGGGGCGGCGATGATTGGTTGGTTTGGCTGCGCGATGCTCTGCTACGTGACCCCTAAAGAGCACCTGGGCCTGCCCAATAAAGACGACGTTAAAACCGGCATCATCACCTACAAGATTGCCGCCCATGCGGCGGACCTGGCCAAGGGCCACCCGGCGGCACAGCGGCGCGATAACGCGCTCTCCAAGGCGCGCTTCGAGTTCCGCTGGGAAGACCAGCTCAACCTGGGCCTGGATCCGGACACCGCCCGCGAATACCACGACGAAACCCTGCCCAAAGACTCTGCCAAAGTGGCGCACTTCTGCTCCATGTGCGGGCCGAAGTTCTGCTCCATGAAGATCAGCCAGGAAGTACGCGACTATGCCAATGAGCATGGCCTCAACGGCGACCAGGAAGCAGTCATGAAAGGCATGGAAGAGCAGGCTGAGAAGTTTCGCCAGAAAGGCAGCGAGCTGTATCAGGAAGTGTAA
- a CDS encoding NAD(P)-dependent alcohol dehydrogenase: protein MPTMMKAAIFVEPGRIEIDDKPIPDIGPNDALMRVTTTTICGTDVHILKGEYPVERGLTIGHEPVGVIEKLGANVQGCQEGQRVIAGAICPSFTSYGCQDGCSSQDGGHHSHGYKPMGGWRFGNTIDGAQAEYLLVPDAQANLTPVPDGLTDEQVLMCPDIMSTGFAGAEAGGIKIGDTVVVFAQGPIGLCATAGARLRGAGMIIAVDGVDARLAMAKQMGADVTLDFRKVDVVDEILKLTGGRGVDCAIEALGLQQTFESALRVLKPGGTLSSLGVYSEDLTVPLGAFCAGLGDHKIITSLCPGGKERMRRLMSIIAAGRLDLGPMVTHRYALENIVEAYDLFSHQRDGVLKVALEVS from the coding sequence ATGCCGACCATGATGAAAGCGGCCATTTTTGTTGAACCCGGCCGTATCGAAATTGACGATAAACCCATCCCCGATATTGGCCCTAACGATGCCCTGATGCGCGTGACCACCACGACCATCTGCGGCACCGATGTGCATATCCTGAAAGGCGAGTACCCGGTGGAGCGCGGCCTGACGATTGGTCACGAACCCGTGGGCGTCATCGAAAAACTGGGGGCCAACGTTCAGGGGTGCCAGGAAGGCCAGCGGGTAATCGCCGGGGCGATCTGCCCGAGTTTCACTTCCTATGGTTGCCAGGATGGTTGCTCATCCCAGGATGGTGGCCACCACAGCCATGGCTACAAGCCCATGGGTGGTTGGCGCTTTGGCAACACCATCGACGGCGCCCAGGCGGAATACCTGCTGGTGCCGGATGCCCAGGCCAATCTTACGCCAGTGCCGGACGGCCTGACCGACGAGCAAGTATTAATGTGCCCCGACATCATGTCGACCGGGTTTGCCGGTGCCGAAGCCGGCGGCATCAAGATTGGCGACACGGTGGTGGTGTTTGCCCAGGGGCCGATTGGCCTTTGCGCGACGGCCGGTGCAAGGCTGCGTGGGGCAGGAATGATCATTGCGGTAGACGGTGTTGATGCACGCCTGGCCATGGCCAAGCAGATGGGCGCCGACGTGACGCTGGATTTTCGCAAGGTCGACGTGGTGGATGAAATTCTCAAACTCACCGGTGGGCGCGGGGTCGATTGCGCCATTGAAGCGCTCGGCCTGCAGCAGACGTTCGAATCTGCGTTGCGGGTGTTAAAACCCGGCGGAACGTTATCCAGCCTCGGCGTTTACTCCGAAGATCTGACGGTTCCGCTGGGCGCGTTTTGTGCGGGGCTTGGCGACCACAAGATCATTACCTCGCTGTGCCCCGGCGGCAAAGAGCGCATGCGCAGGTTAATGAGCATTATCGCCGCCGGTCGGTTGGACCTTGGCCCCATGGTCACCCATCGGTACGCGCTGGAAAACATCGTCGAGGCCTACGATCTGTTCTCTCACCAGCGCGATGGCGTATTGAAAGTGGCGCTTGAGGTTTCCTGA
- a CDS encoding CsbD family protein, which produces MASGKQDKAKGAANQAAGKLKEAAGKATGSGKTEAKGKAQQVKGGMQKGKGDAKESHKKQR; this is translated from the coding sequence ATGGCGAGTGGTAAACAAGACAAGGCAAAAGGGGCTGCCAACCAGGCGGCCGGTAAACTAAAAGAAGCGGCGGGCAAGGCGACTGGAAGCGGTAAAACCGAAGCCAAAGGCAAGGCCCAGCAAGTAAAGGGCGGCATGCAAAAAGGCAAAGGTGACGCCAAGGAGAGCCACAAGAAACAACGCTAA
- a CDS encoding DUF2955 domain-containing protein yields the protein MAIIRLLKPNRPAADKRPVGLTENGLRQCLRVAGGGLLGFVVSQLMGWNYGVFFTVFPMFLLGMVPILNGHIVRQFLANVSINVLEVSFVVGLLKHMPVVMTLVVLAIFSFRFYLMAKGPLFLFGANGVLTLSILLHFASYPSVDLSDLLASNMVASGLAVFIAMLMYTLFPDVEPRQPPPKGAKPAAQIRHETLMGGITATLSFVMFQIFDLQGSLSAQMATILVLFSLGYYGAKVSAGKRAVGTLLGCNLALAMQLVLYTQSHHFMLVILLYWLGLMLFAREHILEGGGSGIGFGGMTTLGILFGQSLGPDQDLVYSALYRFSSMSVALLATLLVMACLHVALNCWPPTRLPDTAG from the coding sequence ATGGCAATCATACGGCTATTGAAGCCTAATCGCCCGGCGGCGGATAAGCGCCCAGTTGGACTAACGGAGAACGGACTGCGGCAATGCTTGCGGGTAGCAGGCGGCGGCCTGCTGGGGTTTGTGGTCAGCCAACTGATGGGCTGGAACTACGGGGTGTTTTTCACCGTTTTTCCAATGTTTTTGCTGGGTATGGTGCCCATCCTGAACGGCCATATCGTGCGCCAGTTTCTGGCCAACGTGTCGATCAATGTGCTCGAAGTCAGTTTCGTCGTCGGTCTGCTCAAGCATATGCCCGTAGTGATGACGCTGGTCGTGCTGGCGATCTTCTCGTTTCGCTTTTATCTCATGGCCAAAGGCCCGCTATTCTTGTTCGGGGCCAACGGCGTGCTGACGCTCAGCATTTTGCTGCACTTTGCCAGTTATCCAAGCGTTGATTTGAGCGACCTACTGGCCAGCAACATGGTGGCCAGTGGGCTTGCGGTGTTCATCGCCATGCTGATGTACACGCTATTCCCCGATGTTGAGCCGCGGCAACCGCCGCCTAAAGGGGCCAAGCCTGCTGCGCAAATTCGCCACGAAACCCTGATGGGCGGCATCACCGCGACACTATCGTTTGTGATGTTTCAAATATTTGATCTGCAGGGATCGCTTTCGGCTCAGATGGCGACCATTCTGGTGTTGTTCTCACTGGGCTATTACGGCGCCAAAGTGTCCGCGGGCAAGCGGGCCGTGGGCACGCTTCTGGGTTGCAACCTCGCGCTTGCCATGCAGCTGGTGCTGTATACCCAAAGCCACCATTTTATGCTGGTCATACTGCTCTACTGGCTGGGACTCATGCTGTTCGCAAGAGAGCACATTCTGGAAGGCGGCGGCTCCGGCATTGGATTTGGTGGAATGACAACGCTGGGTATTTTGTTTGGCCAATCGTTGGGGCCTGATCAGGACCTCGTTTACAGTGCGCTATACCGTTTTTCGTCGATGAGCGTGGCGCTGCTGGCAACGCTACTGGTAATGGCCTGTCTGCATGTCGCGTTGAATTGTTGGCCCCCCACACGCTTACCTGATACAGCGGGATAA
- a CDS encoding HlyD family secretion protein: MSPEQRFARWVKVAVAAFILLFVYFLIADSFMPITPEARVMRPVTRIAPELSAPVKEVAVDDHQQVVKGDVLFRLDPAPFQLALAKARLNREQAEQENARLKAELAAARATLASAEATAQERRGERRRGQALLAKHSLSRQQYDQQVAAEQTAASAVASAQADIESLEVQLGEEGENNLRLRQAENALEKAQLDMAHTDVRAAEAGEVTNLQLQAGDYVQAGQPALAVVANEMDIIADFREKSLRHVKLGDQAKVVFDSWPGQVFEGKVSAFDAGVRDGQLAADGQLADIPTTDRWVRDAQRLRLHLTLDEPLSTLPASGARATVQLVPGDHLLAKPFAALQARLISWLHAVY; this comes from the coding sequence ATGTCCCCCGAACAACGTTTTGCCCGCTGGGTAAAGGTGGCGGTTGCTGCCTTTATTCTTTTGTTTGTGTATTTTCTCATCGCCGATAGCTTTATGCCCATCACCCCGGAAGCGCGGGTGATGCGCCCTGTGACGCGTATTGCGCCTGAATTGAGTGCGCCCGTTAAAGAAGTGGCGGTTGATGACCACCAGCAGGTGGTCAAAGGTGATGTGCTTTTCCGCCTGGACCCGGCGCCGTTTCAGTTAGCGCTCGCCAAGGCTCGACTCAATCGAGAACAAGCCGAGCAAGAGAATGCCCGCTTGAAGGCCGAACTTGCTGCCGCCCGTGCCACGCTGGCATCGGCGGAAGCCACGGCCCAAGAACGTCGTGGCGAGCGCCGTCGTGGGCAAGCGTTGTTGGCAAAGCATAGCCTATCTCGTCAGCAGTACGACCAGCAGGTTGCCGCCGAGCAAACGGCGGCGTCTGCCGTCGCCTCTGCCCAGGCCGATATTGAAAGCCTTGAAGTGCAGCTAGGTGAGGAGGGCGAGAACAATTTGCGCTTGCGCCAGGCGGAAAACGCCCTGGAAAAAGCGCAGTTGGATATGGCGCATACCGACGTACGAGCTGCCGAAGCCGGCGAGGTAACCAACTTGCAGCTGCAGGCAGGCGACTACGTCCAGGCCGGACAGCCTGCGCTGGCGGTAGTAGCCAACGAGATGGATATCATTGCCGATTTTCGCGAGAAGAGCCTGCGTCATGTGAAGCTCGGCGATCAGGCAAAAGTCGTCTTCGACAGTTGGCCGGGGCAGGTGTTTGAAGGCAAGGTCAGCGCCTTTGATGCGGGGGTACGTGACGGCCAACTGGCTGCCGATGGTCAACTGGCCGATATCCCGACGACGGACCGCTGGGTGCGCGATGCCCAGCGGCTACGCCTCCACTTGACACTCGACGAGCCGCTTTCCACCTTACCTGCCAGCGGCGCTCGCGCCACTGTTCAACTGGTGCCGGGCGACCACCTGTTGGCCAAACCGTTCGCTGCGCTTCAGGCGCGTTTGATCAGCTGGCTTCACGCGGTGTATTGA
- a CDS encoding TRAP transporter large permease, which yields MSSYLALLMFPALMAFIIAGFPIAFSMILVASGFGIIQFGDVAAYQLLTKIEDTASNSILAAVPLFIFMGAMLERSGIAERLFEAIHIWTRRLPGGLGVGAIIMGTLFAASSGVVGATEAVIGMLAIPVMLKHHYSKSLMSGTICASGSLGTAIPPSITVVVLGPVAGVSVGSLFSGLLIPGFLMAVMFLVYIIGVSYFRPEMAPRVEQDEPDISWQEKMRITLVALLPTMLLIFTVLGTILMGLATPTEAAACGALGSVILAIAYRNLTRDVLWQSAIKTMNISAMILLIVMGGSMFAGVFFASGGMATVQSLLMDTGLNPWMILGLILLIAFIAGFVLDLISVVLIIIPVAMPIVRMLGFDEIWFCVAFLVVLQTSYLTPPLAPAIFYLRAITPPEVTLKHMYRGVVPFIIAQLVVLALVLAFPAIALWLPEAMSGPSW from the coding sequence ATGAGTAGTTATCTTGCACTGCTGATGTTTCCAGCGTTAATGGCATTTATCATTGCTGGATTCCCTATTGCGTTCTCAATGATCCTGGTTGCCAGCGGGTTTGGTATTATCCAGTTCGGTGATGTGGCAGCTTATCAGCTACTCACCAAAATTGAAGATACGGCGTCTAACTCCATTCTGGCAGCTGTTCCTCTGTTTATCTTTATGGGGGCAATGCTAGAGCGCTCAGGTATTGCTGAACGCTTATTTGAAGCGATTCATATATGGACACGGCGCTTACCCGGTGGCTTAGGGGTTGGGGCAATTATCATGGGGACTCTGTTTGCAGCCTCTAGTGGGGTCGTTGGTGCAACAGAAGCCGTTATCGGTATGCTCGCGATTCCTGTCATGCTCAAGCATCACTACAGTAAGAGCCTGATGTCAGGAACCATTTGCGCAAGCGGTTCGTTAGGTACCGCTATTCCTCCTTCTATCACTGTTGTGGTGCTGGGGCCCGTTGCCGGCGTATCGGTTGGATCGCTTTTCAGTGGTCTGTTAATACCAGGCTTTTTAATGGCCGTGATGTTTTTGGTGTACATCATCGGCGTTTCCTATTTCAGGCCGGAAATGGCTCCCCGCGTTGAGCAAGACGAGCCAGACATCAGTTGGCAAGAAAAAATGCGCATAACGTTGGTCGCTTTGCTGCCAACCATGCTGCTGATATTTACCGTCCTGGGTACGATTTTGATGGGGCTTGCCACACCGACTGAAGCCGCCGCCTGCGGTGCGCTAGGTTCGGTGATTTTGGCGATTGCCTACCGCAATTTGACCCGAGATGTTTTATGGCAGTCCGCCATTAAAACGATGAACATTTCGGCGATGATATTATTGATCGTCATGGGCGGCAGTATGTTCGCTGGCGTGTTTTTCGCCTCTGGCGGGATGGCAACCGTACAGTCTCTGTTGATGGACACAGGTTTAAACCCATGGATGATCCTGGGTCTTATTCTACTGATTGCTTTTATTGCCGGTTTTGTACTCGACTTGATTTCAGTCGTGCTTATCATCATTCCGGTGGCGATGCCCATTGTGCGGATGTTGGGTTTTGACGAAATTTGGTTTTGCGTTGCCTTCCTCGTGGTACTGCAAACCAGCTATCTGACGCCGCCTTTGGCACCCGCGATTTTCTATCTGCGAGCCATTACACCGCCCGAGGTCACGCTCAAACATATGTATAGAGGGGTTGTGCCTTTTATCATCGCGCAATTGGTTGTTCTAGCGTTAGTGCTTGCTTTCCCGGCTATAGCACTCTGGCTTCCCGAGGCGATGAGTGGTCCTTCCTGGTAA
- a CDS encoding TRAP transporter small permease subunit produces MKLIHAIESITRWSGWLGAVLIFPLIGALVYEVFSRYVMGRPTLWAFEISYMVMGAIFMLGMSNALRVRQHVSVDIVSMQLSERAKAIINAIGYFLFLPLLIWLVWELSVYALQAFETNERSGRSAWNPVVWPIYTVWFVGFLFLALQVLAELIRSVMTALGHKKIEEGGS; encoded by the coding sequence ATGAAGCTTATACACGCGATTGAATCAATAACCCGATGGTCGGGGTGGCTAGGCGCTGTTTTGATATTCCCCTTGATAGGGGCTTTAGTGTATGAAGTTTTCAGTCGCTATGTGATGGGGCGTCCAACCTTATGGGCATTTGAAATTAGTTACATGGTAATGGGGGCAATCTTTATGCTGGGCATGTCCAATGCCTTGCGAGTGCGACAGCATGTCAGTGTAGATATTGTTTCCATGCAACTTAGTGAACGCGCAAAAGCTATTATCAACGCGATCGGTTATTTTCTGTTTCTTCCGCTACTTATTTGGCTGGTATGGGAGCTTTCGGTCTACGCACTCCAAGCTTTTGAAACCAATGAGCGTTCAGGGCGATCCGCCTGGAACCCTGTTGTCTGGCCTATCTACACAGTGTGGTTTGTTGGTTTCTTATTTTTGGCACTACAGGTGCTCGCTGAGTTAATCAGGTCTGTGATGACTGCGCTTGGCCACAAGAAGATTGAGGAGGGTGGCTCATGA